In Phragmites australis chromosome 16, lpPhrAust1.1, whole genome shotgun sequence, one DNA window encodes the following:
- the LOC133896490 gene encoding non-specific lipid transfer protein GPI-anchored 1-like — MARRWLAAAVAVLCWCAVAAQAPPAQDPLQSKCQGDFGKLTDCMDYATGHASSPSSTCCSDAADTEKARPECLCYIIQQVHSGRNEVQSLGLRFDRLLALPAACSLAGANVTLCINLLHLKPSSPDYALFANASKITPSTGAPASVSTAGSDFNLETGIRYSIAAAVVSAVLSSIF; from the exons ATGGCGAGGCGgtggctggcggcggcggtggcggtgctgTGTTGGTGCGCCGTGGCGGCGCAGGCGCCGCCGGCGCAGGACCCACTGCAGAGCAAGTGCCAGGGGGACTTCGGCAAGCTGACAGACTGCATGGACTACGCGACGGGGCACGCGAGCTCGCCCTCCTCGACGTGCTGCTCCGACGCGGCGGACACGGAGAAGGCGCGGCCCGAGTGCCTGTGCTACATCATCCAGCAGGTGCACAGCGGCCGCAACGAGGTGCAGTCGCTGGGCCTCCGCTTCGACCGCCTCCTCGCGCTCCCCGCGGCGTGCAGCCTCGCCGGCGCCAACGTCACGCTCTGCATCA ACCTGCTGCACCTGAAACCGAGCTCACCGGACTACGCTCTCTTCGCCAACGCCTCCAAGA TCACTCCGTCAACCGGCGCCCCGGCGAGCGTCAGCACCGCCGGCAGTGACTTCAATCTCGAGACGGGTATCCGCTACAGCATCGCGGCTGCCGTGGTCTCCGCAGTCCTCTCATCCATCTTCTGA
- the LOC133895883 gene encoding transmembrane emp24 domain-containing protein p24beta2-like has protein sequence MEGLSRRTVCLLVLCILPFLRPAAGIRFVIDREECFSHNVDYEGDTVHVSFVVIKADTPWHYSEEGVDLVVKDPNGAQVRDSRDKTSDKFEFIVQKRGVHRFCFTNKSPYHETIDFDVHVGHFSYFDQHAKDEHFAPLFEQIAKLDEALYNIQFEQHWLEAQTDRQAILNENMSRRALHKALLESAALIAASVIQVYLLRRLFERKLGTSRV, from the exons ATGGAGGGGCTGAGTCGGAGAACGGTGTGTTTATTGGTGCTCTGCATCTTGCCGTTCTTGCGCCCGGCCGCCGGCATCCGCTTTGTGATTGATAGGGAGGAGTGCTTCTCGCATAACGTGGACTACGAGGGGGATACGGTCCATGTATCGTTCGTGGTGATAAAGGCTGACACCCCGTGGCATTATAGCGAGGAAGGCGTGGATCTTGTG GTTAAAGATCCTAATGGCGCTCAAGTCCGTGATTCTCGCGATAAGACTAGTGATAAATTTGAGTTCATAGTCCAGAAGAGAGGTGTCCATCGCTTCTGCTTCACCAATAAATCTCCGTATCACGAAACCATAGACTTTGATGTGCATGTTGGCCATTTTTCATACTTCGACCAGCATGCCAAAGATG AACATTTTGCACCGTTGTTTGAACAAATTGCAAAGTTAGATGAGGCACTCTACAATATTCAGTTCGAACAGCACTGGCTAGAGGCCCAAACTGACCGACAAGCAATAT TGAACGAAAACATGAGCAGGAGGGCATTACATAAGGCGCTCCTCGAGTCAGCTGCGCTGATCGCCGCCAGCGTCATCCAAGTCTATCTTTTGCGCCGGCTCTTTGAACGCAAGCTGGGGACATCTAGGGTTTAA